A section of the Marinimicrobium koreense genome encodes:
- a CDS encoding cryptochrome/deoxyribodipyrimidine photo-lyase family protein translates to MTELEPINLVWLKRDLRLTDHAPLADAAALPEPLSLIYCFEPELLDDPHYDERHWRFIWQSLDDLDRVLAPLGGKVHRLWGSVTALLEEIYRSQPVAGLFSHEETGLAVTFERDKAVADWCRTRGVPWHESPTGAVQRGLPDRRRWDRDWYRTLRAAPRDPELARIRWAVLPEALGVGLSPGAWRRANPAFQGGGIRAARQTLASFLEHRGRDYRRAISSPSASREHCSRLSPYLAWGNLSLRQVYQATLERRQAPGWRYALTAFSSRLHWHCHFIQKFESECAMEHRPVNRAYEAFPYRTDDRVEDDLQAWREGQTGIPLVDACMRCLHQTGYINFRMRAMLVSVLCHHLNIDWRRGVTHLARLFLDFEPGIHYPQFQMQAGVTGVNTIRIYNPVRQAEQQDAHGTFIRQWLPELAELPVPLLHQPWALAPMERMMFDLAYPEPIVDLTEAARAARERLWGWRNRVEVKREGQRVLGRHVRPS, encoded by the coding sequence GTGACAGAGCTTGAACCCATCAACCTGGTCTGGCTGAAGCGCGACCTGCGCCTGACCGATCACGCCCCTCTGGCCGATGCGGCGGCCCTCCCGGAGCCCCTGTCGCTGATCTATTGTTTTGAGCCGGAGTTGCTCGATGACCCTCACTACGATGAACGTCACTGGCGGTTCATCTGGCAATCGCTGGATGATCTAGATCGGGTACTGGCGCCCCTGGGCGGCAAAGTTCACCGGCTCTGGGGGTCGGTAACCGCACTGTTGGAAGAGATCTATCGCAGTCAACCGGTGGCGGGCCTGTTCAGCCACGAGGAGACCGGCCTGGCGGTGACCTTTGAACGGGACAAAGCGGTCGCGGATTGGTGTCGGACGCGGGGGGTCCCCTGGCATGAATCACCCACCGGCGCTGTTCAGCGCGGCTTGCCCGATCGTCGCCGATGGGACCGCGACTGGTATCGGACCCTGCGCGCCGCGCCGCGAGATCCCGAGCTGGCGCGCATCCGCTGGGCGGTTTTGCCCGAGGCGCTGGGGGTGGGCTTGTCGCCCGGTGCCTGGCGCCGGGCCAACCCGGCCTTCCAGGGCGGCGGCATTCGGGCCGCCCGCCAGACCCTGGCGAGCTTTCTCGAGCACCGGGGGCGGGATTACCGGCGGGCGATTTCCAGCCCCTCCGCCAGCCGTGAACACTGCTCCCGGCTCTCGCCCTACCTCGCCTGGGGGAATCTCAGTCTGCGTCAGGTGTATCAGGCCACGCTGGAGCGCCGGCAGGCGCCGGGATGGCGCTACGCCCTGACCGCGTTCAGCTCCCGATTGCACTGGCACTGCCACTTTATCCAGAAGTTCGAAAGTGAGTGCGCCATGGAACACCGGCCGGTCAACCGGGCCTACGAGGCTTTTCCTTACCGCACCGATGATCGGGTCGAAGACGACCTTCAAGCCTGGCGTGAGGGCCAAACGGGCATCCCGCTGGTGGACGCCTGTATGCGCTGTCTGCACCAGACCGGCTATATCAACTTCCGGATGCGGGCCATGCTGGTCAGCGTGCTGTGCCATCACCTGAACATCGATTGGCGCCGGGGCGTGACGCATCTCGCGCGCCTGTTTCTCGATTTTGAGCCGGGTATCCACTACCCCCAGTTTCAGATGCAGGCCGGGGTGACCGGCGTCAACACCATCCGCATCTACAACCCGGTGCGTCAGGCGGAGCAGCAGGATGCGCACGGCACTTTCATTCGCCAGTGGCTGCCGGAGTTGGCCGAGTTGCCGGTGCCGTTGCTCCATCAGCCCTGGGCGCTGGCGCCGATGGAGCGCATGATGTTTGATCTCGCCTACCCCGAACCCATTGTCGACCTGACCGAGGCCGCCCGTGCCGCGCGGGAGCGTCTGTGGGGCTGGCGCAACCGGGTCGAGGTGAAGCGTGAAGGTCAGCGTGTATTGGGGCGTCACGTGCGGCCGTCCTGA
- a CDS encoding DASH family cryptochrome, protein MRRVGLYWFGDDLRVSDQPGLARAAAEVDQLICLYVVDSAWFRPGSLALTRPMGIHRERFLLEALRALDTSLRSLGQHLNVIWARPLDIVPALISRYSITHLYRSDHPGYYERRDWQWLRDHYPQLSFVDIQNQTLFNAEQLGFHLTELPTTFSQFRRRVEQRPIPEARGFLSALPPSPAEGRKIPVPPERNGCRFRGGEDAARMHRIRYFDSDAPAHYKHTRNALDDWASSTKFSPWLARGCQSPRQVNTALVNYERHYGANESTEWIRFELLWREYFQWMARAYGADLYRFGGRPRRSLNTSFYPERFRKWCEGATPYPLVNAAMNQLNRTGYLSNRARQIVASALVNELQVDWRYGAAWFEQQLIDYEVGSNWGNWQYIAGVGADPRGGRHFNLEKQAAQFDPDGNYVRRWGDNRELTPLDSVDAADWPIARS, encoded by the coding sequence GTGCGGCGCGTAGGTTTGTATTGGTTCGGAGATGACTTGCGGGTATCGGATCAGCCGGGGCTGGCTCGTGCTGCGGCCGAAGTGGATCAGTTGATCTGCCTGTATGTGGTGGACTCCGCCTGGTTCCGGCCCGGTTCTCTGGCGTTGACCCGGCCGATGGGCATCCATCGTGAACGGTTCTTACTGGAAGCCTTGCGAGCTCTGGACACCAGTCTGCGCAGCCTGGGCCAGCATCTGAACGTCATCTGGGCGCGTCCGCTGGACATCGTGCCGGCATTGATTTCCCGCTACAGTATTACCCACCTCTATCGCAGCGACCACCCGGGCTATTACGAGCGGCGTGACTGGCAGTGGCTGCGCGACCACTACCCGCAACTGAGCTTCGTCGACATTCAGAATCAGACGCTGTTCAACGCCGAGCAACTGGGTTTTCACCTGACGGAGCTGCCAACCACCTTTTCGCAATTTCGCCGGCGCGTCGAACAGCGCCCGATTCCCGAAGCCCGGGGCTTTTTGTCAGCCCTGCCGCCGAGCCCGGCCGAAGGCCGCAAGATACCGGTTCCGCCCGAGCGCAACGGCTGTCGCTTTCGCGGTGGGGAAGATGCGGCCCGCATGCACCGGATTCGCTATTTCGACAGCGATGCGCCAGCCCACTACAAACACACCCGCAATGCGCTGGATGACTGGGCCTCCTCCACCAAGTTCTCGCCCTGGCTGGCGCGAGGCTGCCAGTCGCCGCGACAGGTCAATACCGCGCTGGTGAACTATGAACGGCACTACGGGGCGAATGAATCCACCGAGTGGATCCGGTTCGAACTGCTGTGGCGGGAATACTTTCAGTGGATGGCCCGCGCTTATGGCGCGGATCTCTATCGGTTTGGCGGTCGGCCGCGGCGCTCGTTAAATACCAGTTTTTACCCGGAGCGGTTTCGAAAATGGTGTGAGGGCGCCACGCCCTACCCGCTGGTGAATGCCGCCATGAACCAGTTGAATCGCACCGGCTATCTGTCCAATCGCGCCCGACAGATTGTCGCCAGTGCCCTGGTCAATGAGCTGCAGGTGGACTGGCGCTATGGCGCCGCCTGGTTTGAACAGCAGTTGATTGATTACGAGGTCGGCAGCAACTGGGGCAATTGGCAGTACATTGCTGGAGTGGGCGCGGACCCCCGTGGCGGTCGGCACTTCAATCTGGAAAAACAGGCCGCCCAGTTTGACCCCGACGGCAACTACGTACGCCGATGGGGCGACAACCGCGAGCTGACCCCGCTCGATTCGGTGGATGCCGCCGACTGGCCCATTGCCCGTTCGTGA
- a CDS encoding sensor domain-containing diguanylate cyclase: MNRTEFTLSDVHWLMDLLQTIEVGIVVLDGENRVRSWNGFMENHSGIRADEAQGADLFQLFPDLPREWLERKLHTVRLLNTRTFSVWEQRPYLFRFRNRRPITGTEAYMFQNITFFPLTDQRGAVEGVCLLVYDVTDMASSRRQLEKSNAQLKRLSQTDGLTGLLNRSTWESFLQTEFERHFRYGSEAALVMLDIDHFKPINDTYGHMVGDEVIRQVTSLIKFNLRQPDIAGRYGGEEFAIILPETDLEGAECFAERIRSVIEHQPLKCLDQTIEVTASLGIAPWSLAYQDAEQWLGAADQALYAAKRQGRNQIVVAPLSE; encoded by the coding sequence GTGAACCGTACCGAGTTTACCCTGAGCGATGTGCACTGGCTGATGGATCTGTTGCAGACCATCGAGGTGGGAATCGTGGTGCTCGACGGTGAAAACCGGGTGCGCTCCTGGAACGGTTTTATGGAAAACCACAGTGGCATCCGTGCCGACGAGGCCCAGGGCGCGGATCTGTTTCAGCTGTTTCCGGACCTGCCTCGGGAGTGGCTGGAGCGCAAGCTGCACACCGTCCGCCTGCTGAACACCCGAACTTTCAGCGTCTGGGAGCAGCGACCCTACCTGTTCCGGTTCCGCAATCGCCGCCCGATTACCGGCACCGAAGCCTACATGTTCCAGAACATCACCTTCTTCCCGCTGACCGATCAGCGCGGCGCGGTCGAAGGTGTCTGTCTGCTGGTGTATGACGTGACCGATATGGCGAGCAGCCGGCGCCAACTGGAAAAAAGCAATGCCCAGCTCAAGCGACTCAGCCAGACCGACGGGCTCACCGGGCTGCTCAATCGCAGCACTTGGGAGTCCTTCCTGCAGACCGAGTTCGAGCGGCACTTTCGCTACGGTTCCGAGGCGGCGCTGGTCATGTTGGACATTGATCATTTCAAACCGATCAATGATACCTATGGTCACATGGTGGGGGATGAGGTGATTCGTCAGGTCACCAGCCTGATCAAGTTCAACTTGCGTCAGCCCGATATCGCCGGTCGTTACGGTGGGGAGGAGTTTGCAATCATTCTCCCGGAAACCGATCTGGAAGGTGCCGAGTGCTTTGCGGAGCGGATTCGCTCGGTGATCGAGCATCAACCGCTCAAATGCCTCGATCAGACCATCGAAGTTACCGCCAGTCTGGGCATAGCGCCCTGGAGCCTGGCCTACCAGGATGCCGAGCAGTGGCTCGGAGCGGCGGATCAGGCGCTCTACGCCGCCAAGCGCCAGGGCCGCAATCAGATCGTGGTTGCCCCCCTTTCTGAATGA
- a CDS encoding response regulator, producing the protein MTTPLLICDDSLVARKQMLRALPPDWDVLVSFACDGEECLRYLEADRGHILFLDLNMPVLDGYAVLREIRARDWPTLVIVVSGDIQPEAEQRVRDLGAVQMIRKPLDPAQLQTVLVEFGLYDPSEDRRLAVHPESPDRSTTWHDVLQEQANIAMGQAGDLLARLLGVFVELSVPKVSMLAASELNMALTAGSSHHKWSGVSQGFVGGGLAGEALLLFSDSSVEDMSALLGYQDDNAPHKELEVLMDLSGILAGAFLKGLGEQLHLSPRITPPVVLGTHVTMDDLLHHNSHLWEQMLSIEVSFAVENHNILGNLLLLFTEDSIPRLQETLDYLRPDPEGAS; encoded by the coding sequence ATGACCACCCCGCTACTGATTTGCGATGACTCCCTGGTCGCTCGCAAGCAAATGCTCCGCGCCCTGCCTCCCGACTGGGATGTATTGGTCAGTTTTGCCTGCGATGGCGAGGAGTGTTTGCGCTACCTCGAGGCCGATCGGGGTCATATCCTGTTTCTCGATCTGAACATGCCAGTGCTGGATGGCTACGCCGTGCTGCGGGAAATTCGGGCCCGGGATTGGCCGACGCTGGTGATCGTCGTCTCGGGGGATATTCAGCCGGAGGCGGAACAGCGCGTGCGGGATCTCGGCGCCGTTCAGATGATCCGCAAGCCCCTGGACCCGGCGCAACTGCAAACGGTTCTGGTGGAGTTCGGGCTCTACGACCCCTCTGAGGATCGCCGCTTGGCGGTGCACCCGGAAAGCCCCGACCGCAGTACCACCTGGCATGATGTGTTGCAGGAACAGGCCAATATCGCCATGGGCCAGGCCGGTGACTTGCTGGCCCGCTTGCTGGGGGTGTTTGTGGAGCTGTCGGTGCCGAAAGTCAGCATGCTCGCGGCCAGTGAGCTCAATATGGCGCTGACCGCTGGCAGCAGCCACCACAAGTGGTCTGGCGTCAGTCAGGGATTCGTGGGCGGAGGCTTGGCCGGGGAAGCGCTGCTCTTGTTCAGTGATAGCAGCGTGGAGGACATGAGTGCCCTGCTCGGTTATCAGGACGACAATGCGCCGCACAAGGAGCTTGAAGTGCTGATGGACCTGTCCGGTATTCTGGCGGGCGCCTTCCTGAAAGGCCTGGGGGAGCAGTTGCACCTGTCGCCGAGAATCACGCCGCCCGTGGTCCTCGGCACCCACGTCACCATGGACGATCTGCTGCACCACAATAGCCACCTCTGGGAGCAGATGCTGAGCATCGAAGTGTCCTTTGCGGTGGAAAACCACAATATTCTGGGCAATCTGTTGCTGTTGTTCACCGAAGATTCGATTCCCCGGCTGCAGGAAACACTGGACTACCTGCGCCCCGACCCGGAGGGCGCCTCGTGA
- a CDS encoding putative bifunctional diguanylate cyclase/phosphodiesterase: MYIFSNNTSGTRWRFELLAPILGLLALMVLAVGFTYTVAKIQFATAAYVSGQSIWSRAQLATVYYLDRYSRAGDQEDLERAREWLAIPLADREARQAMAASPIREEEARAALIRGDNHPEDAAGMVWLYRHFSGFGPLQQAVRVWEASDEWILRLQSLTEEMAQTSEPAALEALQKELGVLNRRLDTQTEQFRSAMIDAARWVTRFLSTVSVVFLVVIIVLAGLLSAWTLRVLRYSESRFRAIFEQAAVGIAQLDGRGVIRDINPAFGQILGLPREQLVGCLYQDLIHPEDVNKGDEFREELRRRERSAYTLEKRLKCADGKTVWGRVTVSLGQGQEFVVILEDVSESRRLSMELSHQATHDALTGLFNRRAFEHRLTETLGRARTENSHHTLAFIDLDQFKVVNDTSGHFAGDRLLQQAVGIFRRCLREGDMLARLGGDEFGVIFEHCDPEQAVPVAEKLRVALDETPFAWEGNSYDISCSIGLVSISAGTPDVEHVLKSADVACYLAKEHGRNRIHLTSDKDEAQRERLGQMQWVNRIRAALAEDRLFLEAQRIVPVREGASALCYEVLVRLRSETGEVVPPGVFLPAAERFGAVHQIDRWVVREVMRQLARHPAHLAELQTCHINLSGGSLDQADFGAFVIEVLREFGIPPGKICFEITETAAVNNLAEALDFMELLGDLGCQFALDDFGTGLSSFAYLRRLPIHCLKIDGVFVRDIANDETDRAMVRAINEIGKTLGKHTVAEFVETEEAMAWLREIGVDGAQGFWVHRPCAFETLLRENRHSVEPTNAS; the protein is encoded by the coding sequence TTGTATATCTTCTCAAATAATACCTCTGGAACCCGATGGCGTTTCGAACTACTGGCGCCGATTCTGGGCTTGTTGGCTCTGATGGTGCTCGCCGTGGGCTTTACGTATACCGTGGCAAAAATCCAGTTTGCCACCGCCGCTTACGTGAGTGGCCAGAGCATATGGTCCCGGGCGCAATTGGCAACCGTCTACTATCTCGATCGCTATTCCCGGGCCGGGGACCAGGAGGACCTGGAGCGGGCGCGCGAGTGGCTGGCGATTCCGCTGGCGGATCGAGAAGCCCGCCAGGCCATGGCGGCCTCCCCCATCCGCGAGGAGGAGGCCAGAGCCGCCCTGATTCGAGGCGACAACCACCCTGAGGATGCGGCCGGCATGGTCTGGCTGTATCGTCACTTTTCCGGTTTCGGGCCACTACAGCAGGCGGTTCGAGTCTGGGAGGCCTCCGATGAATGGATACTTCGCCTCCAATCTTTGACCGAGGAGATGGCTCAGACCTCCGAACCTGCTGCCCTGGAGGCGCTGCAGAAGGAGCTTGGGGTTCTCAACCGACGTTTGGATACTCAAACCGAGCAGTTCCGCAGCGCCATGATTGATGCAGCTCGGTGGGTCACCCGGTTTCTGTCCACTGTGAGCGTGGTATTTCTGGTGGTCATAATTGTGTTGGCCGGGTTGCTGAGCGCCTGGACTCTGCGTGTTCTGCGCTATTCTGAAAGTCGTTTTCGCGCCATTTTTGAACAGGCGGCCGTGGGGATTGCCCAACTGGACGGCCGCGGGGTGATTCGCGATATCAACCCCGCGTTCGGACAGATTCTCGGCCTGCCGCGGGAGCAACTGGTGGGCTGCCTGTACCAGGATTTGATTCACCCGGAAGACGTCAACAAGGGAGATGAATTTAGGGAAGAGCTGCGTCGGCGCGAACGTTCCGCCTACACCCTGGAAAAGCGACTGAAGTGTGCTGATGGCAAGACAGTGTGGGGGCGGGTCACCGTTTCTCTCGGCCAGGGCCAGGAGTTTGTGGTAATCCTTGAGGATGTTTCCGAGTCCCGGCGGCTCTCCATGGAGTTGAGCCACCAGGCCACTCACGATGCCCTGACCGGCCTGTTCAATCGCCGTGCCTTCGAGCATCGCCTGACGGAAACCCTGGGTCGTGCCCGCACCGAAAATTCACATCACACCCTGGCCTTTATCGATTTGGACCAGTTCAAAGTCGTCAATGATACCTCCGGCCACTTTGCGGGCGATCGCTTGCTCCAGCAGGCAGTGGGTATCTTTCGTCGCTGCCTGCGCGAGGGGGATATGCTGGCCCGTCTGGGAGGGGATGAGTTCGGGGTCATCTTCGAGCACTGTGATCCGGAGCAGGCGGTACCGGTGGCGGAAAAGTTGCGTGTGGCGCTGGACGAAACGCCCTTCGCCTGGGAAGGCAACAGCTACGATATCAGTTGCAGCATCGGTCTCGTGTCCATCAGTGCCGGCACTCCAGATGTAGAGCATGTGCTGAAAAGCGCGGATGTCGCCTGTTACCTGGCCAAGGAGCATGGACGCAACCGCATACACCTGACCAGCGACAAAGACGAGGCTCAGCGCGAACGGTTGGGCCAGATGCAGTGGGTCAACCGGATACGTGCCGCCCTGGCGGAGGATCGGCTGTTTCTTGAAGCCCAGCGCATTGTTCCGGTTCGCGAGGGGGCTTCGGCGCTGTGTTACGAGGTGCTGGTTCGGCTGCGCAGCGAAACCGGAGAAGTGGTGCCCCCGGGCGTTTTTCTGCCGGCCGCCGAGCGCTTTGGCGCGGTGCACCAGATCGACCGGTGGGTGGTGCGAGAGGTCATGCGTCAGTTGGCGCGGCACCCCGCCCATTTGGCCGAGCTGCAGACCTGTCACATCAACCTCTCGGGCGGCTCGCTTGATCAGGCGGATTTTGGCGCTTTTGTAATTGAGGTGCTGCGAGAGTTTGGGATTCCACCGGGAAAAATCTGTTTTGAAATTACTGAGACGGCGGCAGTAAACAATCTGGCTGAGGCACTGGACTTTATGGAATTACTGGGAGACCTGGGATGTCAGTTCGCGCTGGATGACTTTGGAACGGGCTTGTCGTCATTCGCCTATCTGCGCCGTCTACCAATACACTGCCTCAAAATCGATGGCGTGTTTGTTCGGGACATTGCAAATGACGAAACCGATCGGGCGATGGTCCGTGCCATCAATGAAATTGGTAAGACATTGGGAAAACACACGGTAGCGGAATTTGTCGAAACCGAGGAGGCCATGGCGTGGCTCAGAGAAATCGGCGTGGACGGCGCCCAGGGCTTTTGGGTTCATCGCCCCTGCGCCTTCGAGACGCTGCTGAGAGAAAATCGGCATTCCGTTGAACCCACTAATGCGTCATAG
- a CDS encoding HEAT repeat domain-containing protein: protein MKQRDPVFGRPLVAASLSVLLVACAPDDNTSSPTPEQRHSPAQSEAVAPLSDTDAAVIALSDTEADSARDRVMRQVNLEPIDGLSVDLWASEKLLADPVAISVDYQGRVWAAVTNRSNNSEFDIRRYPDWEHSSMTWTSVEDRRAFLKQELAPENSEQNAWLDDRNNDGSRDWRDLAVVKEEVILLQDTSGDGRANESRRFLKDFHSEVTDVLGGIYYHNELDELFLGVAPNAWRVKDTDGDLRADTKQAISDGFAVHVGFSGHGMSGVTLGPDGRIYYGIGDIGANITDVDGNEYAHPNRGVIVRSEPDGSNFEVFAHGVRNTHEFTFDKYGNLITVDNDGDHEGEYERVVYLIDGSDTGWRTNWQLGKYKDPKNNTYKVWMDEDYFKPRFEDQSAHILPPIAPYHAGPTGMVYNPGTALSERWNNHFFVVEFVGSAARSGINAFTLEPKGASFELASDQNIFRGVQATGLDFGPDGSLFMSDWIEGWGINGKGRIWKMDVTEGVDQAQRDNTQALLEANFAELGANELVEHLSHPDMRVRQRAQLALAARDDQASLLEVAQNSDHQLARIHALWGIGQLTRQDSSRAAVLLPLLSDTDPEVRAQVAKVLGDVAFADARPDLLPLLTDDSARVQFFAAQALGRIGNPQDQSAVIAMLEANDDEDVYLRQAGAIALARMGDAETLGNLETHASEAVRIAAVVALKRLQSPELARFLDDASEFVVTNAARGISDDHYVDAALPALAELLATTEFTNEPLLRRLINANLYVGGDASVERLLGFAQRDDIDGVLRAEALHTLSVWPESSAFDRVTGRHRGVVSHPSEQASEPLMALSAELLQDRSPEVRAATASALAMLGIEGASDALAATLKDDASPMVRAAALEALFTLDYPDMGQAALTATNDADTDVRMAALALLPKLDLPTEEVVELHRVLLNNGSLPEQQAAYRSLANVDHASAHALLGESLAALRSGELPAAVQLDVIEAAQATGNETLIAELEAYEASKNRNKPLEVYREALEGGDPNAGMNLFRYSNSAQCIRCHMVGHRGARVGPELTAIGDQLSRRQLLEALVDPGARVPAGHGRVSVTLDNGQTVSGFFEAESQDSMTIVDGEERIEVAKAEVVSTEYSGSGMPPMGQLLNRSQLRDIVAYLVTLPTEEEAEGH, encoded by the coding sequence ATGAAACAACGAGACCCCGTTTTCGGTCGCCCGCTGGTTGCGGCGTCCCTCTCCGTGTTGCTGGTGGCCTGCGCGCCGGATGACAACACCTCCTCCCCGACTCCGGAACAACGTCATTCGCCCGCTCAGTCTGAAGCGGTGGCTCCGCTCAGCGATACCGATGCGGCAGTGATTGCCCTGAGTGATACCGAAGCCGATTCCGCCCGCGACCGGGTGATGCGCCAGGTGAACCTTGAGCCGATTGATGGCCTGAGCGTGGATCTCTGGGCGTCGGAGAAACTGCTGGCCGACCCGGTGGCGATCAGTGTGGACTATCAGGGCCGGGTGTGGGCCGCGGTGACCAACCGCAGCAACAACTCCGAGTTTGATATCCGCCGCTACCCGGACTGGGAACACTCTTCCATGACCTGGACCAGCGTCGAGGATCGGCGGGCGTTTCTGAAACAAGAGCTGGCCCCGGAAAACAGTGAGCAGAATGCCTGGCTGGACGACCGCAACAACGACGGCTCGCGGGACTGGCGCGACCTGGCGGTGGTCAAAGAAGAGGTCATTCTGCTGCAGGACACCAGTGGTGATGGCCGGGCCAACGAAAGCCGGCGCTTCCTGAAGGACTTCCACAGCGAAGTGACCGATGTGCTGGGCGGCATCTACTATCACAACGAACTGGATGAACTGTTCCTGGGAGTTGCCCCGAACGCCTGGCGGGTCAAAGACACCGATGGCGACCTGAGAGCCGATACCAAGCAGGCCATCTCCGACGGTTTTGCCGTGCATGTGGGGTTCAGTGGCCACGGCATGTCCGGCGTGACCCTGGGGCCGGATGGCCGGATTTACTACGGAATCGGCGACATTGGCGCCAATATCACCGACGTTGACGGCAACGAGTACGCCCATCCAAATCGGGGGGTGATTGTCCGCAGTGAACCCGATGGCAGCAACTTTGAAGTGTTTGCCCATGGCGTGCGCAATACCCACGAGTTTACGTTCGATAAATACGGCAACCTGATCACCGTCGATAACGATGGCGACCATGAGGGTGAATACGAGCGGGTGGTCTACCTGATTGACGGCTCCGACACCGGCTGGCGCACCAACTGGCAACTGGGGAAATACAAGGACCCGAAAAACAATACCTACAAGGTGTGGATGGACGAGGACTACTTCAAACCCCGCTTTGAAGACCAGTCCGCCCACATTCTGCCTCCCATCGCCCCCTATCACGCCGGCCCCACCGGCATGGTGTACAACCCGGGCACGGCGTTGAGCGAGCGCTGGAACAACCATTTCTTCGTGGTGGAGTTTGTCGGCTCGGCGGCCCGCTCCGGTATCAACGCGTTTACCCTGGAACCCAAAGGTGCATCGTTCGAACTGGCTTCAGACCAGAACATCTTCCGCGGCGTACAGGCCACCGGCCTGGACTTTGGTCCGGATGGCTCCCTGTTCATGAGCGACTGGATCGAAGGTTGGGGCATCAACGGCAAGGGCCGCATCTGGAAAATGGATGTTACCGAAGGGGTCGATCAGGCTCAGCGGGACAATACCCAGGCACTTCTGGAAGCAAACTTCGCCGAACTGGGTGCGAATGAGCTGGTAGAGCACCTGAGTCACCCTGATATGCGTGTGCGTCAGCGCGCCCAATTGGCTCTCGCGGCCCGTGACGATCAGGCCAGCCTGCTGGAGGTCGCGCAGAACAGCGATCATCAATTGGCCCGTATCCACGCCCTGTGGGGCATTGGCCAGCTTACCCGTCAGGACTCGAGCCGTGCCGCCGTGCTGCTGCCGTTGCTGAGCGATACCGATCCCGAAGTTCGTGCCCAGGTGGCCAAAGTGTTGGGCGATGTGGCCTTTGCCGACGCCCGTCCGGACCTTTTGCCCCTACTGACCGATGACAGTGCCCGGGTGCAGTTCTTCGCCGCCCAGGCGCTCGGTCGCATCGGTAACCCGCAGGATCAGTCGGCGGTGATCGCCATGCTGGAAGCGAACGACGATGAAGATGTCTACCTTCGTCAGGCCGGGGCGATTGCCCTGGCTCGCATGGGCGATGCCGAGACGCTGGGCAACCTGGAGACTCACGCCTCCGAAGCGGTGCGCATTGCCGCCGTGGTGGCGCTGAAACGCCTGCAGAGCCCGGAACTGGCCCGCTTCCTGGATGATGCCAGTGAATTTGTGGTGACCAACGCCGCCCGCGGCATCAGCGACGATCATTACGTGGATGCCGCGCTGCCGGCCCTGGCCGAGCTGCTGGCAACCACGGAATTTACCAATGAGCCTCTGCTGCGCCGCCTGATCAACGCCAACCTCTATGTGGGTGGCGACGCTTCGGTGGAGCGCCTGCTGGGCTTCGCCCAACGCGACGACATCGACGGTGTCCTGCGCGCCGAGGCCCTTCACACCCTGTCGGTCTGGCCGGAGAGCTCGGCCTTTGATCGGGTGACGGGCCGTCATCGCGGAGTGGTATCCCACCCGAGCGAGCAGGCCAGCGAACCCTTGATGGCCCTGTCGGCCGAGTTGCTGCAGGATCGCAGCCCGGAAGTTCGTGCGGCCACGGCCAGCGCCCTGGCGATGCTCGGCATCGAAGGTGCCAGCGACGCCCTGGCGGCAACACTGAAAGACGACGCCAGCCCGATGGTTCGGGCCGCGGCTCTGGAGGCGCTGTTCACGCTGGACTACCCGGATATGGGCCAGGCGGCCCTGACCGCCACCAACGACGCCGATACCGACGTGCGCATGGCCGCGCTGGCCCTGCTGCCCAAGCTCGACCTGCCGACAGAGGAAGTGGTTGAGCTGCATCGGGTGCTGCTGAATAACGGCTCCCTGCCTGAACAGCAGGCCGCCTACCGCTCCCTGGCGAATGTCGATCACGCCAGTGCCCACGCGTTGCTTGGCGAATCCCTGGCGGCCCTGCGCTCCGGTGAGCTGCCTGCCGCGGTGCAACTGGATGTGATCGAGGCGGCCCAGGCCACCGGTAACGAGACCCTGATCGCCGAGCTGGAGGCCTACGAGGCGAGCAAGAACCGCAATAAGCCCCTCGAGGTGTACCGGGAAGCCCTGGAGGGCGGCGATCCGAATGCGGGGATGAACCTGTTCCGCTACAGCAACAGTGCCCAGTGTATCCGCTGTCATATGGTCGGCCACCGCGGCGCTCGGGTGGGTCCCGAGCTCACCGCTATCGGGGACCAGCTGAGCCGTCGCCAGTTGCTCGAGGCGCTGGTGGACCCGGGCGCCCGGGTGCCCGCCGGTCACGGTCGCGTGTCGGTCACGCTGGACAATGGTCAGACGGTCAGCGGTTTCTTTGAGGCCGAGAGTCAGGACAGTATGACCATTGTCGATGGCGAAGAACGCATTGAGGTAGCCAAGGCCGAGGTGGTGTCCACCGAGTACTCCGGCTCCGGCATGCCGCCGATGGGACAACTGCTCAATCGCAGCCAGTTGCGTGATATCGTCGCCTACTTGGTGACCCTGCCCACCGAAGAGGAAGCCGAGGGGCACTGA